A stretch of Besnoitia besnoiti strain Bb-Ger1 chromosome V, whole genome shotgun sequence DNA encodes these proteins:
- a CDS encoding hypothetical protein (encoded by transcript BESB_059490), whose amino-acid sequence MSCGVKCDKEVGEHLCSLVKGHKVVVFTKEHDPLSFEVVETLKQINPKDLKIVDLDKCERKEEALDLLEKKTGARPGPRVFIDGKFVDDLETSLKDTDLREVLEKKCKDAGAL is encoded by the exons ATGTCGTGCGGAGTGAAATGTGATAAGGAAGTGGGCGAGCACCTCTGTTCGCTCGTCAAAGGCCACAAAGTTGTGGTGTTCACCAAAGA GCATGATCCCTTGAGTTTCGAGGTGGTTGAGACGCTCAAGCAGATCAATCCAAAAGATCTC AAAATCGTCGACCTTGATAAATGTGAACGCAAAGAAGAGGCTCTGGACCTCCtcgagaagaaaacgggCGCCCGCCCGGGACCCCGGGTCTTCATCGACGGCAAATTTGTTGACGACCTG GAGACGTCCCTGAAAGACACGGATCTACGAGAGGTTCTCGAGAAGAAATGCAAGGACGCAGGAGCGCTGTAG
- a CDS encoding putative glutaredoxin (encoded by transcript BESB_059460) codes for MRPKVGRAFIFALAVFCGCLGVDRCPSYQLVSPAQGLLVEASKSACSSAAARSPSPGAAAAAAAASAKPGRLRSSAPPPAEAERSKALRPQSQGSVQAAAATHAWGAGASPRARKQPLPGTAPSGAQPVDSASEESRGSRAAASSSFSGSHGSGRLASFVICPPADGAARISKCRCLRSCAKQTNAPGAFCSALCSQRHSAERETTKQQQGEPETDAKGGKDGAAGRPDIAAAKRQLVKDWVEEIIRRHKVVIFAKSYCPYCQDALEILRDVESKDVRAVMIDKLPEMDVIQDALEEMTGARTVPRVFIGGAFFGGCSDLENADEDGTLVRILKLAGAL; via the exons ATGCGGCCGAAGGTTGGTCGTGCGTTCATCTTtgccctcgccgtcttttGTGGGTGTCTCGGAGTAGACAGATGCCCCTCCTACCAGCTGGTTTCGCCGGCGCaaggcctcctcgtcgaggcTAGCAAATCGGCATGCTCGTCGGCTGCTGCACGATCGCCTtcgccgggcgcggcggctgcggccgcggcagccagcgccaAACCCGGGCGTCTGCGTTCGTCTGCGCccccgcctgcggaggcagagcgTTCAAAGGCTCTGCGTCCTCAGTCGCAGGGCAGCGTtcaagccgcggcggcgacgcacgcatggggcgccggcgcgtccccACGTGCCCGCAAACAGCCTCTTCCGGGGACCgcgcccagcggcgcgcagcccgtCGACTCTGCGAGCGAAGAATCTCGCGgctcacgcgccgccgcctcttcaaGCTTCAGCGGATCGCACGGCTCGGGCCGGCTCGCCAGCTTCGTCATTTGCCCCCctgccgacggcgcggcgaggattTCGAAgtgccgctgcctgcgcagctgcgcgaagcagacaaaCGCCCCAGGCGCCTTCTGTAGCGCGCTCTGTTCGCAGCGGCACTCCGCGGAgcgggagacgacgaagcagcagcagggcgaACCTGAGACAGACGCGAAAGGTGGCaaagacggcgccgcagggcgaccTGACATCGCGGCCGCCAAGCGCCAACTCGTCAAGGACTGGGTCGAGGAGATCATCCGCAGGCACAAAGTGGTGATCTTCGCGAAGAG CTACTGCCCGTACTGCCAGGATGCGCTGGAGATTCTGAGAGATGTAGAGTCGAAAGATGTG CGCGCAGTGATGATTGACAAGCTTCCAGAGATGGACGTGATTCAGGACGCCCTCGAGGAGATGACGGGCGCTCGCACAGTTCCGCGAGTTTTCATTGGCGGTGCCTTCTTCGGTGGCTGCTCAGACTTG GAAAAcgcggacgaagacggcACGCTCGTGCGCATTTTGAAGCTCGCGGGAGCCCTCTGA
- a CDS encoding hypothetical protein (encoded by transcript BESB_059470) yields the protein MASSPLSQSGARGALWPRLRRADLRRPPAAHAPAPAFNAASPRSLAFPVVVPSSSTLKSACSGAGLQHASLSFPVLSVSPHLCSTSASWTPPSAAVPPRLFSCRLSSLSSTALLPRSSLGSFAVSRSSRAFPSPVPSLSFVRAFARAASRQLSASRSPGPAALKGELGRGNEDAQHSDREDVSAEDPGEEKEGHDDAPTGAPRRAPRRHNEGRKDDPKSQCSEEHSQGRGSHWTKEDEEGDGRVTGTGYIRRDADVGKEDATVAAVSASPFSFLSPQPKRARGKPEKVSKKQKPREKETSAAPAFRFKWNARAALEAGRGEEAAVLSVAKQGERHAHSETETGGEEKAESLMTGAVPQLRLHSATACQGGVKRRERLCHGHPWVYEHEVANLEELRGVPAGTLVEVIEEDGSLVGVGLLNRCSSVPVRFLRHALIYQKQGGGGGMIKSAVPDASSCDPSEATPSASFHSPPATPLASEPPSSPPPAKQLRARLRPTDLLPAPVEELSARLRASLQRQRALALSDPLVTSSAAAPSAAPSSLPVPGGSAAPKDRFSPSALRALKASGRARFSARDQGAGADAPGGSCLRETVFYRAVAGEADGLPGLEIDVFESCVGRESARAQTVQVVRLNSVSARPLLPLVVDICSKELPPATCIAVQSIQSNKEKLAQEGAEFVTELVHGEDPCVWFETRSLPVRAELVTHLLLPPFAAYSPSCQHLQRTCFHLTESLRAQFGARLSLLTVRAGARAIGVISALSAEAEATQTAADRAPEARGRLGAALAGAPEWSAKVENVVLVEEAEALADLASQMARRNGLAEKTTIFTRVDVDVELEKMTRSHLKFHLAYLHFPPAIKFRPSQRHGQFGAGYRPSFRGVSRSLSTSLDLLHPGGVLVYSLLLPKEESRDVGFDLLRAAVQATGKKAVLLGTWGSNSDQRFLVSHNDLWYEHVYCVRLQ from the exons atGGCGTCTTCGCCCCTCTCTCAGTCGGGGGCTCGAGGCGCGCTGTGGCCtaggctgcggcgagccgaCCTTCGGCGTCCCCCTGCGGCTCATGCTCCAGCGCCCGCCTTCaacgcagcctcgccgcgttCGCTTGCCTTTCCCGTCGTGGTTCCCTCGTCTTCGACCCTCAAGAGTGCTTGCAGCGGTGCAGGGCTCCAGCACGCCTCTCTGAGCTTTCCTGTTTTGTCGGTGTCGCCGCATCTTTGCTCCACGTCTGCCTCTTGGActccgccgtctgctgccgTCCCTCCGCGACTCTTCTCCTGTCGTCTCTCTTCACTTTCTTCTACTGCTCTCTTGCCTCGGTCTTCGCTTGGCTCCTTTGCCGTGTCGCGTTCCTCACGCGCGTTTCCCTCCCCCGTGCCGTCTCTTTCCTTcgtgcgcgccttcgcgcgtgctgcctcgcgccAGCTTTCGGCGTCTCGTTCGCcagggcctgcagcgctgAAAGGCGAGCTTGGTCGCGGCAATGAAGATGCGCAGCAcagcgacagagaagacgtctctgcagaagatcccggcgaagagaaagaaggacacgacgacgcgcctaCCGGAGCTCCTCGGCGAGCACCCAGAAGGCACAACGAAGGCCGTAAAGACGATCCAAAGTCGCAGTGCAGCGAAGAGCACAGTCAGGGGAGAGGGTCACACTGGACaaaggaggacgaggaaggcgacgggcgcgttACAGGAACGGGCTACATCCGTAGGGATGCGGATGTCGggaaagaagacgcgacgGTCGCCGCTGTTTCTGCCTCACCTTTTTCATTCttgtcgccgcagccgaagcGCGCACGAGGGAAGCCTGAGAAAGTCAGCAAAAAGCAGAAAccgcgagagaaggagactTCCGCTGCTCCCGCCTTCCGCTTCAAATGGAACGCTAGGGCTGCGCTGGAGGCAGGacggggggaggaggcggcggtgcTATCTGTCGCCAAGCAAGGCGAGCGACATGCACacagcgagacagagactggcggcgaagagaaagccgAATCCTTGATGACCGGGGCagtgccgcagctgcggcttcaTTCGGCGACCGCCTGCCAGGGAGGAGTAAaacggcgcgagaggctttGTCACGGTCACCCCTGGGTCTACGAGCACGAAGTCGCGAACCTCGAAGAGCTGCGAGGCGTCCCAGCCGGCACGCTAGTCGAAGTGATTGAGGAGGACG GCTCGCTCGTTGGAGTTGGGCTCCTCAACCGCTGTTCGTCGGTGCCTGTCAGGTTCCTGCGGCATGCGTTGATTTACCAGAAGCAAGGCGGTGGAGGCGGGATGATTAAGTCGGCCGTGCCAGACGCCTCCTCGTGTGACCCGTCTGAAGCAACCCCCTCTGCATCGTTTCATTCTCCGCCTGCCACTCCTCTCGCTTCTGAGCCGCcatcgtcgccgccgcctgcgaagcAGCTACGCGCACGTCTGCGCCCAACTGACCTCCTGCCCGCGCCGGTGGAGGAgctctccgctcgcctccgcgccagtCTCCAGCGCCAAAGGGCGCTCGCACTCAGCGACCCGCTGGTCacgtcctctgcggccgctccctccgccgcgccgtcctcgcttCCTGTCCCGGGAGGCAGTGCGGCGCCCAAAGACCGGTTTTCGCCCTCCGCACTTCGCGCACTGAAGGCCtcggggcgcgcgcgcttctcggcgcgAGACCAAGGCGCGGGAGCGGACGCACCGGGCGGCTCGTGCCTGCGAGAGACAGTTTTCtaccgcgccgtcgctggcgaggcTGACGGCCTTCCCGGCCTCGAAATCGACGTCTTCGAGTCCTGTGTCGGACGCGAGTCCGCGCGAGCTCAG ACCGTGCAAGTCGTGCGACTCAACTCAGTgtcggcgaggccgctgctgcctctcgtCGTTGACATTTGCTCGAAGGAGCTCCCACCGGCGACATGCATCGCAGTGCAGAGTATCCAGTCGAATAAGGAGAAGCTCGCACAG gAAGGCGCCGAATTCGTCACGGAGTTGGTCCACGGCGAAGACCCCTGCGTCTGGTTTGAGACGCGTAGCCTTCCCGTGCGCGCGGAGCTGGTCACGCATCTCCTACTGCCGCCGTTCGCCG CCTATTCGCCGTCGTGCCAGCATCTCCAGCGCACGTGCTTCCACTTGACCGAgagtctgcgcgcgcagTTTGGAGCTCGCCTGAGTCTCCTGACagtccgcgccggcgcgcgcgcgatcgGAGTCATttccgcgctctccgcggaggccgaggcgacTCAGACCGCCGCCGAtcgcgcgccggaggccagAGGAaggctgggcgcggcgcttgcgGGAGCTCCAGAGTGGAGCGCAAAGGTTGAGAACGTTGTATTGGTCGAGGAAGCCGAAGCGCTCGCAGACCTCGCCAGTCAAATGGCTAGACGAAACGGACTCGCAGAGAAAACCACCATCTTCACTCGTGTCGACGTCGATGTCGAGCTCGAAAAAATGACGCGGAGTCATCTCAA ATTCCACTTGGCGTATCTTCACTTCCCTCCGGCGATCAAGTTCCGCCCGTCGCAGCGCCACGGTCAGTTCGGTGCAGGCTATCGGCCCTCGTTTCGCGGCGTATCGCGGTCGCTTAGCACGAGTCTAGATCTTCTGCACCCGGGTGGCGTTCTCGTCtactcgctgctgctgccgaaAGAGGAGAGCCGCGACGTCGGCTTCGACTTGCTCCGCGCAGCTGTCCAGGCAACCGGAAAGAAGGCTGTGCTCTTGGGCACCTGGGGCTCGAATAGTGACCAGCG ctTCCTCGTGAGTCACAACGACTTATGGTACGAGCATGTCTACTGCGTGCGTCTTCAGTGA
- a CDS encoding hypothetical protein (encoded by transcript BESB_059480) translates to MTLQQFRPPPFSTSSSFFSCTPVSASSSFAARASSTPPGSAGSSSAEFSSSKPRGAAPRASVFPPSLTRTHWEFDFSSAPTLDCCVAPAPSPAATRSLPLYEFASFRLSHASAPQSRWSGAHTPTDFVIGLQPPRRVPRASIPFASCAAARSSSCLLLLLSLFGFFLSPLSSFSLASWSLSPRSPRARSPLSATFPSSLRAFSWDLTLSNWARPSAGDDGSDSSWAWARPSSKAHQTESSLRSFASCRQATSRVQVALRCEANQNGVDSRGSARRDAEAGSEDSGEDLRRASQLSVHRPASASPLFISSVFFLPLPSHLPEAKTADAQSLRAVAASTFSSLQFAAPQSGLPRSSAGLLSSLAFSPLPQSSSPLPSASSPPSASSLFAYGAKYPYATQSNRINKKAPCVLSSPSAFPALLLALPPLNITAVNPAYVGQHVRLPVLPSADFFSLLTAPRLASFFPPSTRIRQFLRGQGGIEISDESQPYFPLLRDLAAKKREAAPREEETPWETGRATAAAPGAGGGPPDRRVQSEYAELLDFLRRREGGAAEAGGRKAKKEPDVGGQAACRADSPPCEGVVAVGEVEGAAKVLSQSRVLFEEIAKVSETKKQMYKGKKVWREDLHPTKSIFDQPGFPGDALPFIRQHNADMLEQGKLDQVINEDELRCDALWVDDEGRIVKLKANVHIGEIRRGPNPAPVTRERQALLAKLLSAEPAWRFVVTTHLGYIEERNLKVGDVPEMFAAKYMREIWNNHFALPKRGRQPLVLDDGTIVP, encoded by the exons ATGACCTTGCAGCAGTTCCGGCCTCCCCCCTTCTCTacctcctcttcttttttttcctgTACTCCTGTCTCGGCTTCCTCGAGTTTtgctgcacgcgcctcctccacccCCCCAGGCTCTGCTggctcttcgtctgcggagTTTTCCTCGTCgaagcctcgcggcgcggcgcctcgcgcttccgtGTTCCCGCCGTCTCTCACGCGTACACACTGGGAGTTTGATTTCTCTTCTGCACCAACCTTGGACTGTTGTGTGGCACCTGCTccctcgccggctgcgactcgctctctccccctATACGAATTTGCCTCGTTTCGCCTCAGCCATGCCTCCGCCCCACAGAGCAGGTGGTCCGGTGCACATACGCCGACTGACTTTGTGATCGGACTCCAGCCCCCGCGGAGAGTTCCTCGGGCGTCGATTCccttcgcgtcctgcgcggcggctcgttcgtcttcgtgcctcctgctgctcctctcgctctttgGTTTCTTCCTTTCGCCGCTGAGTAGTTTTAGCCTTGCGTCGtggtcgctctctcctcgttccCCACGAGCGCGGTCGCCTCTTTCTGCCACGTTcccgtcttctctgcgtgcgttCTCCTGGGATCTCACGTTGTCGAACTGGGCGCGGCCGAGCGCGGGGGACGACGGCAGCGATTCCTCTTGGGCGTgggcgcggccttcttcaaAGGCGCATCAAACCGAAAGCTCCCTGCGCTCGTTCGCCTCCTGCAGACAGGCCACGTCGCGCGTGCAGGTTGCCCTGCGCTGCGAGGCAAACCAGAATGGCGTTGATTCGCGTGGTTCAGCGAGACGGGATGCGGAGGCCGGAAGCGAAGACAGTGGTGAGGATCTTCGGCGAGCCTCACAGCTGAGCGTGCATCGccctgcctccgcttcgcccttGTTCATTTCTTCggtcttctttcttcctctccccaGCCACCTTCCTGAAGCGAAAACCGCCGACGCTCAGTCTCTCCGTGCGGTTGCCGCTTCCaccttttcctctctccagTTCGCCGCTCCGCAGTCGGGGCTGCCGCGGTCTTCCGCGGGCCTCCTgtcgtctctcgccttctcgccgctgcctcagtcttcgtctcctttgCCTTCTGcatcttctccgccttcggcATCTTCTCTGTTTGCGTATGGCGCCAAGTACCCGTACGCCACGCAGTCGAACCGGATCAACAAGAAGGCTCCGTGTGTCttgtcttctccctccgcgttCCCCGCGCTGCTTttggcgctgcctccgctgaaCATCACGGCGGTGAATCCTGCCTACGTGGGGCAGCACGTGCGGCTGCCAGTGCTGCCCTCTGCGGACTTTTTCTCGCTCCtcacggcgccgcgcctcgcctcgttcTTCCCGCCCAGCACGCGCATCAGGCAGTTCCTCCGCGGCCAAGGCGGCATCGAGATATCTGACGAGAGCCAGCCCTactttcctctccttcgcgacCTCGCTGCGAAAAAGcgtgaggccgcgccgcgcgaagaggaaaccCCTTGGGAGACGGGccgcgcgactgcggcggcgcctggcgcaggcggcggtcCACCGGATCGCCGCGTGCAGAGCGAATACGCCGAGCTGCTCGACTTCCTCcggaggcgcgaaggaggTGCCGCCGAGGCTGGAGGGCGtaaggcgaagaaggagccAGACGTGGGCGGCCAAGCTGCGTGTCGAGCCGATTCGCCGCCGTGCGAGGGAGTGGTGGCAGTCGGCGAggtcgagggcgccgcgaaagTTCTCTCACAGTCCCGCGTGCTGTTCGAAGAGATCGCCAAGGTATCTGAGACCAAGAAACAAATGTACAAAGGCAAAAAGGTCTGGCGGGAAGACCTGCATCCCACGAAAAGCATCTTCGATCAACCCGGATTCCCCGGCGACGCGCTACCCTTCATTCGCCAGCACAACGCCGACATGCTGGAGCAGGGCAAGCTCGACCAAGTGATCAACGAAGATGAACTGAGATGC GATGCGCTATGGGTTGATGATGAAGGCCGAATCGTCAAGTTGAAG GCAAATGTCCACATCGGCGAAATCCGACGGGGGCCGAACCCGGCGCCTGTaacgcgcgagcgccaaGCCCTGCTCGCGAAGCTTCTTAGTGCGGAACCCGCGTGGCGATTTGTGGTCACTACTCAC CTCGGGTACATCGAGGAGAGGAATCTGAAG GTCGGAGACGTCCCGGAGATGTTTGCAGCCAAGTACATGCGCGAAATTTGGAATAATCACTTTGCGCTTCCGAAGCGAGGCCGACAGCCTCTCGTCCTCGATGATGGAACTATTGTGCCGTAG